From a region of the Kaistia sp. 32K genome:
- a CDS encoding substrate-binding domain-containing protein: MLKRTVALALGLSLGVSSAAFAGNWTGGDDLPTNPLACDGTPGKAEAKPYDGGVPTNAPDRKAKPIKVVDVPKLIGIGYFNATSKGIAEAAKELGNVEAKTDGPTQANIDQQISFIDNYITSGVDGILFAANDPVAIAPVLKKALAAGINVVGYDANSEPDARQWFVNQAEFNGIAKSLVDNMAKEVGEDASFAIVTSTFTTPNQARWIAEMEAYQAKCHPNMKWLETVEAQEDNVLSFNQATTLINKHGDDLKGLFGMTSVATPATAEAVTQAGKCGKISVIGLATPNAMKPYVEKDCVKSVVLWNPVDLGYAALQVLRATADGDLKPGATSVKAGKLGDLQVINGSEILLGAPFTFTKENIKDFDF; the protein is encoded by the coding sequence ATGTTGAAGAGAACCGTAGCCCTGGCGCTAGGCCTAAGCCTCGGCGTCAGCAGCGCCGCCTTTGCAGGGAACTGGACGGGCGGCGACGACCTGCCGACCAACCCGCTCGCCTGCGACGGCACCCCGGGCAAGGCCGAGGCCAAGCCCTATGACGGCGGCGTGCCGACCAATGCGCCGGACCGCAAGGCCAAGCCGATCAAGGTAGTCGACGTGCCGAAGCTGATCGGCATCGGCTATTTCAACGCCACCTCGAAGGGCATCGCCGAAGCGGCCAAGGAACTCGGCAATGTCGAGGCCAAGACCGACGGCCCGACCCAGGCCAACATCGACCAGCAGATCTCGTTCATCGACAACTACATCACGTCGGGCGTCGACGGCATCCTGTTCGCCGCCAACGACCCGGTCGCCATCGCGCCCGTGCTGAAGAAGGCGCTCGCCGCCGGCATCAACGTCGTCGGCTATGATGCCAACTCCGAGCCCGACGCCCGCCAGTGGTTCGTCAACCAGGCCGAGTTCAACGGCATCGCCAAGTCCCTGGTCGACAACATGGCCAAGGAAGTCGGCGAGGACGCCTCGTTCGCCATCGTCACCTCGACCTTCACCACGCCGAACCAGGCGCGCTGGATCGCCGAGATGGAGGCCTACCAGGCGAAGTGCCATCCCAACATGAAGTGGCTCGAGACCGTCGAGGCGCAGGAAGACAACGTCCTCTCCTTCAACCAGGCGACGACGCTGATCAACAAGCATGGCGACGACCTGAAGGGCCTCTTCGGCATGACCTCGGTCGCGACCCCGGCAACCGCCGAGGCCGTCACCCAGGCCGGCAAGTGCGGCAAGATCTCCGTCATCGGCCTCGCCACGCCGAACGCCATGAAGCCGTATGTCGAGAAGGACTGCGTCAAGTCGGTCGTGCTCTGGAACCCGGTTGATCTCGGCTATGCCGCGCTGCAGGTGCTGCGCGCCACCGCCGACGGCGACCTGAAGCCCGGCGCGACCTCGGTCAAGGCCGGCAAGCTCGGCGATCTGCAGGTGATCAACGGTTCCGAGATCCTGCTCGGCGCCCCGTTCACCTTCACCAAGGAAAACATCAAGGACTTCGATTTCTGA